One part of the Janthinobacterium sp. 17J80-10 genome encodes these proteins:
- a CDS encoding DUF6139 family protein — protein sequence MRVDIYRRPETGGQFSYLAVPEGNIIPDEATSIDWEAAERSMDLDDSVERLPQFSIDDPIEQISSKGYAITSVKTLGDGELPM from the coding sequence ATGCGTGTCGATATCTATCGCCGTCCGGAAACGGGCGGTCAATTTTCTTATTTGGCAGTGCCTGAAGGCAATATCATCCCGGACGAAGCCACCAGTATCGACTGGGAGGCCGCCGAGCGCAGCATGGATCTGGATGACAGCGTCGAACGCCTGCCGCAGTTTTCCATCGACGATCCGATCGAACAAATTTCCTCCAAGGGCTATGCCATTACCAGCGTGAAAACGCTGGGCGATGGAGAATTGCCTATGTGA
- a CDS encoding sensor histidine kinase: MVPPVFPPNHVSDDVRNLEANPAILAEADDAVEDECALEEQGIEVAKSARRVHERTARLQRINVRLIAEIAERRRAEQALQQSQQLLRELGHHTGEIIEEERKRIARELHDQLGQNLMALRIDVLMMQRAAGADQPEIDATVESALNNIDSMIKNVRVIINNLRPAVLDLGLVATFEWEIQEFERRTGIVCMLCTDRSEFTVDDAHALALLRILQESLTNVARHANADRVDVSLHGNRHGLHLRVADNGVGNFPACRRKAKAFGLIGIQERVSALGGSLSIVTEKGKGLALTVSLPLSPHSASKA, encoded by the coding sequence ATGGTTCCTCCGGTCTTTCCTCCGAATCATGTTTCGGATGACGTGCGTAACCTGGAAGCCAATCCGGCGATCCTCGCCGAAGCGGACGATGCCGTCGAAGACGAGTGCGCGCTGGAGGAACAGGGCATCGAGGTGGCCAAGTCCGCCAGGCGGGTCCACGAGCGCACAGCCAGGTTGCAGAGAATTAACGTACGCCTGATTGCGGAAATTGCCGAGCGTCGTCGCGCCGAGCAGGCACTGCAGCAGTCGCAGCAACTTTTGCGCGAACTTGGCCACCATACCGGCGAAATCATCGAGGAAGAGCGCAAGCGCATTGCACGCGAATTGCATGACCAGCTTGGCCAGAACCTCATGGCCTTGCGCATCGATGTCCTCATGATGCAGCGCGCCGCCGGTGCCGATCAGCCGGAAATCGACGCTACGGTCGAATCCGCCCTGAACAATATCGACAGCATGATCAAGAATGTGCGCGTGATCATCAATAACTTGCGCCCGGCCGTGCTTGACCTGGGACTTGTTGCCACATTCGAATGGGAGATACAGGAATTTGAGCGCCGCACCGGCATCGTTTGCATGCTCTGCACGGATCGCAGCGAATTCACGGTGGACGATGCCCATGCCCTGGCCTTGCTGCGCATTCTGCAGGAATCGCTTACCAATGTCGCGCGCCATGCCAATGCGGACAGGGTTGATGTCAGCCTGCATGGTAACCGCCATGGCCTGCATTTGCGCGTGGCGGACAACGGCGTCGGCAATTTTCCTGCCTGTCGTCGCAAGGCCAAAGCCTTTGGCCTGATCGGCATCCAGGAGCGGGTATCGGCGTTAGGCGGCAGCTTGTCGATTGTCACGGAAAAAGGCAAGGGCCTGGCACTGACGGTGTCGTTGCCCCTGTCGCCGCACAGCGCCAGCAAAGCCTGA
- a CDS encoding FtsH/Yme1/Tma family ATP-dependent metallopeptidase, translating to MSSSISSIKRRQFWRKVLIAFASLALVGAIAAYFGFQHTHHVTQTYSSFASDLDAGKVGTVTIAPNRDSGKAEVRLKDGKRYTVELPTMDVEAANRFTAKGANVEIDRRAINLETMLPMLVLLAVLGLFGLVASRPEPLALPFLKKKRATEVSFADVAGAEEAKRNLMEIASYLKDPEVYEKIGANFPRGVVLYGDPGTGKTLLAKALAGESGANFIATNGSEFGSMFVGVSTLKIKRLFARARAMAPCVLFIDEIDAVGGRRMNEGSAAAREMSSTLNQLLVQMDGFENNNGVIVVAATNRLDSLDPALLRSGRFDRRIQVGKPNLREREQILKIHGSKVRVADQLNYGEIARQTIGFSGADLANVMNQAAMIAVQNGEEQVALENVLRARNVMLMGEERRSTLSLIDQDGRRRLAIHECGHAILAMAGGTDPVTAVSIVPRGQSLGQTFMTPAKDQLLIERTDLVNRLHVLLGGRVAEELFMDSMTTGADDDLSRASEIARNLVCRHGMSDFGLLTIDEDSSPQLRYEAEQKAMQIMAHAKQNTAALLTTHQHVMAAMVERLLEREELDIDDVREFKVMMDGDPVALVVAA from the coding sequence ATGTCCAGCAGCATTTCCAGCATCAAGCGACGACAGTTTTGGCGCAAGGTGCTGATCGCCTTTGCCAGCTTGGCCCTCGTCGGCGCCATTGCCGCCTACTTCGGCTTTCAGCATACCCATCATGTCACGCAAACCTACAGCAGCTTTGCCAGTGACCTTGATGCCGGAAAGGTGGGCACGGTAACCATCGCGCCCAATCGCGACAGCGGCAAGGCCGAGGTCAGGCTCAAGGATGGCAAGCGCTATACCGTGGAGCTGCCGACCATGGACGTTGAAGCGGCCAACCGTTTCACTGCCAAGGGCGCGAATGTGGAAATCGATCGTCGTGCGATCAACCTGGAAACCATGCTGCCGATGCTGGTGTTGCTGGCGGTGCTAGGCCTGTTCGGGCTGGTGGCCTCGCGTCCCGAGCCGCTGGCGCTGCCGTTTCTGAAGAAGAAGCGCGCAACCGAGGTGAGCTTTGCCGATGTTGCCGGCGCCGAGGAAGCCAAGCGCAATCTCATGGAAATTGCCAGCTACCTGAAGGATCCGGAGGTGTATGAAAAGATCGGCGCCAATTTCCCGCGCGGCGTGGTGCTGTATGGTGACCCGGGTACCGGCAAGACCCTGCTGGCGAAAGCGCTGGCTGGCGAATCGGGCGCCAATTTCATCGCCACCAATGGTTCCGAGTTTGGCTCCATGTTCGTCGGCGTTTCCACCCTGAAAATCAAGCGCCTGTTTGCCCGCGCCCGTGCCATGGCGCCCTGCGTGCTCTTCATCGACGAGATCGATGCCGTCGGCGGCCGCCGCATGAATGAAGGCTCGGCCGCGGCGCGCGAAATGAGCAGCACCCTGAACCAGTTGCTGGTACAGATGGATGGCTTTGAAAACAACAATGGCGTCATTGTCGTGGCCGCCACCAACCGCCTCGATTCGCTCGATCCGGCGCTGCTGCGCTCGGGCCGCTTCGACCGCCGCATCCAGGTCGGCAAGCCCAACCTGAGGGAACGTGAACAGATCCTGAAAATCCACGGCAGCAAGGTGCGCGTTGCCGACCAGTTGAATTACGGCGAAATCGCCCGCCAGACCATCGGCTTTTCCGGCGCAGACCTGGCCAACGTCATGAACCAGGCAGCCATGATCGCGGTGCAGAACGGCGAAGAACAAGTGGCCCTGGAAAACGTCTTGCGCGCACGCAATGTCATGCTGATGGGCGAGGAGCGACGCTCCACCTTGTCGCTGATCGACCAGGATGGCCGGCGCCGCCTGGCCATCCATGAATGCGGCCATGCCATCCTGGCGATGGCTGGCGGTACCGATCCCGTGACCGCCGTGTCGATCGTGCCGCGCGGGCAATCGCTCGGCCAGACCTTCATGACGCCGGCCAAGGACCAGTTGCTGATCGAGCGTACCGACCTGGTCAACCGCCTGCATGTCTTGCTGGGCGGGCGCGTGGCCGAGGAATTGTTCATGGATTCGATGACTACCGGCGCCGATGACGACCTGTCGCGTGCCTCCGAAATCGCCCGCAACCTGGTCTGCCGCCATGGCATGTCCGACTTTGGCCTCTTGACCATCGACGAGGATTCCAGCCCGCAGTTGCGCTACGAAGCCGAGCAGAAAGCCATGCAGATCATGGCGCATGCCAAGCAAAATACGGCCGCCCTCCTTACCACGCACCAGCATGTGATGGCGGCGATGGTCGAGCGCTTGCTGGAGCGCGAAGAGCTGGATATCGACGACGTGCGCGAATTCAAGGTAATGATGGACGGCGACCCGGTGGCGCTGGTGGTCGCGGCGTAA
- a CDS encoding Tim44-like domain-containing protein — translation MKTLLTAMLVGALTLTIGLSSAEAKRMGGGGSFGKQSQSVNRQSLPPSQNQATNVAKPAAPAAAGAAAAAKPASPWKGILGGALLGLGLGALLSHLGLGGALASAISTMLMIGLLAAAAFFIYRMIKRKSGGPEPLRPAYANAGAGAAGPGFNTPNIGSRLEPSQPAAFAGAPLASGAADTADNSTAAFGVPADFDTTSFLRHAKTNFIRLQAAWDSANVNDIREFATPEMFGELRMQLQERGASANHTDVVSLNADLLGIETVGNDYLASVKFDGMIKESDNAPAAPFAEIWNLSKPLNGQGGWMLAGIQQVN, via the coding sequence ATGAAAACATTATTAACGGCAATGCTGGTTGGCGCTCTGACGCTGACCATCGGCCTGTCCAGCGCCGAGGCCAAGCGCATGGGCGGCGGCGGCTCATTTGGCAAGCAGTCGCAAAGCGTCAACCGCCAATCCTTGCCGCCATCGCAAAACCAGGCGACCAATGTCGCCAAGCCGGCGGCGCCTGCCGCAGCCGGCGCGGCTGCAGCGGCCAAGCCGGCCAGCCCGTGGAAAGGCATCCTCGGCGGCGCGCTGCTGGGTCTGGGCCTGGGCGCCCTGCTGTCGCACCTGGGCTTGGGCGGCGCCCTGGCCAGCGCCATCAGCACGATGCTGATGATTGGCTTGCTCGCTGCAGCGGCATTCTTCATCTACCGCATGATCAAGCGCAAGTCGGGTGGTCCTGAGCCGCTGCGTCCGGCCTATGCGAATGCCGGCGCCGGCGCTGCCGGACCGGGCTTCAATACGCCCAACATCGGCTCGCGCCTGGAACCGTCGCAACCGGCCGCCTTTGCTGGCGCGCCGCTGGCCTCGGGCGCCGCTGACACTGCCGATAACAGCACTGCCGCCTTTGGCGTGCCGGCTGACTTCGACACCACCAGCTTCCTGCGCCATGCCAAGACGAACTTCATCCGCCTGCAAGCGGCCTGGGATAGCGCCAACGTCAACGATATCCGCGAATTTGCGACACCGGAAATGTTCGGCGAACTGCGCATGCAATTGCAGGAACGCGGCGCGTCCGCCAACCATACCGATGTCGTCTCGCTCAATGCCGACTTGCTGGGCATTGAAACCGTGGGCAATGACTATCTGGCGAGCGTCAAGTTCGACGGCATGATCAAGGAATCCGACAATGCCCCGGCTGCGCCGTTTGCCGAAATCTGGAACCTGTCCAAGCCGCTCAATGGCCAGGGTGGCTGGATGCTGGCTGGGATCCAGCAAGTGAATTGA
- a CDS encoding antibiotic biosynthesis monooxygenase: MILEIADIRIQAGRQGEFDTAIQHGVTDIIAKAKGFKGFKINKGMESPERYVLMIFWETLENHTVDFRESPAFAAWRALVGPFFAAPPVVEHFTLLAKSD; encoded by the coding sequence ATGATTCTTGAAATTGCAGATATCCGCATCCAGGCCGGCCGCCAGGGTGAATTCGACACAGCCATCCAGCATGGCGTGACCGACATCATCGCCAAGGCCAAAGGTTTCAAGGGCTTCAAAATCAACAAGGGCATGGAGTCCCCAGAGCGTTATGTCCTGATGATTTTCTGGGAAACATTGGAAAACCATACTGTGGATTTTCGCGAGTCGCCGGCCTTTGCGGCCTGGCGCGCGCTGGTCGGTCCCTTTTTTGCCGCGCCGCCGGTGGTGGAGCATTTCACCCTGCTGGCCAAGTCAGACTGA